AGCAACGTGATAAAGGTTTCGTCATCCGGGTTTCTGGTAGTTGTTATAGATGAAAAGGCGATTTTAATGGATCTAACGAGCCTCTCCCACGACCCTCCCATGTGGGGAGCTGATGGTGGATTGAATATCCACTTGGAAGCCGCGTTGGTGAATATTGCAGACAACTGATGGTTTATCCCCTGGATTGTATGCTGCAACTCGCGGCTGGCACCGATGAAGTTGGTGCCGTTGTCGCTTCTAATCTCCAAAGGTGCTCCTCGTCGCTATGGCCGCTATCGCCGGATGGCCATCTTACACGCTTCAGTGGACAGAGAATGCACGACCTCTAAATGAACGGCACAAATGGTGAGGCATGTAAACAAAGCCACCCATCGCTTCGCCAGAGATTGTCCGACTTTGACTTGGATGGGACCGAAGTAGTCCAGCCCAACGAAACTGAATGGTCGAGTATATGGGCTAAGCCTCGCTTCAGGAAGCGGCGCTTCGCGGGGACATGATGGTTTTGCTTTAGAGACTCTACACTGCATACACGTTCTGGATAGATTCCGCACCAATGATCGGAGACAAGGAACGTGGAATCGTTGGCGGACCTCGTTGATAACAGTTTCGTGGTTACCGTGCAGATAGATTCGATGGTACCATTCGACGATCAGATTAGTGAGGCGATGTCCTTTCGGCAGAATTATGGGGAATTTTGTATCGTAGGGAACAAAGATTGCTCCGGATAACCTTGTATCCATTCTAACTACACCACGCTCGTCGAGGAATGGTGATAATTTGTAGAGCCGACTCGTTCGAATTTGTTTCCTCATCCGTCCTTCATTCGCTTTCCGGAGCTGGAGTATTTCGTCTGGAAACTCTGCTTGCTGCACCAATTGCCACAAAGAATTTTCTGCCATGTTGAGTTCATCGTATGTTATATGCGATGATTGCAGCGGCTGTTTCGCCGCCTTACGCCGACAGTTGTCAATGAAGCGATGGACGTAAGCAACCGTTCGACGAAGTCTTTCAAACTTTGAAAAGCGATTCCAATCGATGACTATATCGTTTTGCTCCACCAGGTGGACGTGACAAGGCCTAGCTTCTGCATCCGTTGGCTCGAATTCAGCTTGTCTTGGCCAGGATTCTTCTGGCATCCACAGGAACTCCGGTCCTTGGAACCAACGGCTGTCGGCTTTCAAATTAGGTCCGTTGGCCCACTTTGTTGCATCATCTGCAACGTTCGTTTTGGATGGAACATACCTCCACTCTTCGGGGTTAGATTTAGAGAGAATCTCTCCTATTCGACAAGCGATGAATTGTCGATAGCGACGATGGTCGGAGTGAATCCAAGCGAGAACCGTTTTGAGTCGGTCCAAAATACTCGCTGTGATATCGGCAAGTTATGGCTGTAAATcacacatgggcaattatataactcaaatttccagggaaaaaagagga
This Armigeres subalbatus isolate Guangzhou_Male unplaced genomic scaffold, GZ_Asu_2 Contig1197, whole genome shotgun sequence DNA region includes the following protein-coding sequences:
- the LOC134202365 gene encoding uncharacterized protein LOC134202365 gives rise to the protein EILSKSNPEEWRYVPSKTNVADDATKWANGPNLKADSRWFQGPEFLWMPEESWPRQAEFEPTDAEARPCHVHLVEQNDIVIDWNRFSKFERLRRTVAYVHRFIDNCRRKAAKQPLQSSHITYDELNMAENSLWQLVQQAEFPDEILQLRKANEGRMRKQIRTSRLYKLSPFLDERGVVRMDTRLSGAIFVPYDTKFPIILPKGHRLTNLIVEWYHRIYLHGNHETVINEVRQRFHVPCLRSLVRNLSRTCMQCRVSKAKPSCPREAPLPEARLSPYTRPFSFVGLDYFGPIQVKVGQSLAKRWVALFTCLTICAVHLEVVHSLSTEACKMAIRR